Part of the Clarias gariepinus isolate MV-2021 ecotype Netherlands chromosome 25, CGAR_prim_01v2, whole genome shotgun sequence genome is shown below.
GGCCTACATACACCTGAGGAGCAAGGTAccaaaagttatatatatatatatatatatatatatatatatatatatatatatatatatatatattagcactTTAGCATCTATCTGTCATTGATGTGGATTGTATAATTGTGTACTTCTGCTTCTACAGGGTGTGCATGATGAGAGCCTGGACCACTGGTGCCTTCCTCTGGTGCGGCTTTTATGCTCGGAAGCTCCGGTCAAGCGGCTTATAAAAGTCGTAATCAAAATGGCAGACGATCTTGGTAATGACAATTAACGGTATATATTTGTAATGATAACTTTATTATCAAATCAGCATTGGTTTGTGATCCCTAATGTGTGGCGTTTCATCGGCAGCCTGCAGAGGGCGAATGTTCGCGGCGCACATCTGCTGTGTGGTGGCGCAATTGCAGCTGGGATCGTACAACGACTGCAGCTTCGATCTGATTGGCTGTAataggtactgtatattaatagaTGTGCGTGTGCATGGGTATGATTCATTTCCTTCTCTCGCGACTAAGACATAATCCTTTTTTTCCACCAGCTTGCCATTCGAGAAACCAGCCATCAGGGAAGCTATCGAGCGATCTGAGGTTTATGAATATGTACTGTTCATGACCTCAGGGTTCGCTCAGCCAAGCTTCCAGGtcagatttaaaatttatatatatatacatatttaaaaaaaaaaaatttatgtaaaatttaCGTGGAAATCACCGTACTGAGAACGAACTACTACTGTCTGTCGCAGGAGTACAAACTCCTTCACGCGAGAATGCTAGCCAGGGAGGGACTTACGGATCAAGCGCTTGAATATAGTGAATGCATCGCTAGAGCAGTCATCACCTCACCCTCCAGCATCACCACGGCCTTAATGAAACAGATTGTTCAGGTAAATGTGATAAACTCACAGGTGAATGCATAGTGGTGTCTCATCAACGTCTTACTTTTCCTGTTTGTCTTGAAGCTGTCTGAGAAGCTTCACAGAGGGAGGACGGAGGAACCCGAGTGGCTACTGAAACTTCGCCGGCTCCTTCAGCAGGACGAGATGTCTTCTCCTCCTGTGTTGATTTCAAGGTTTCCATCTTTTAAGTGGCCCGAGAGTCCTGTGCTCCGGCCTTTTCCTGTGCAGTTGAACACCACACCAGAAGAAGGTATGTTAGAATCTGGCCTTTGcatggattattatttttatattaaccaAGCACAAAGTTGCTAGTGTGATTATTTCAGATGCACTTTCTTTTCCAGAATAATTGAACAGAATGATGATCTGTTTGTTTAACAGTGGCGTTTGCGTCACGGTACATCCTGGGAGAGCTGCTGGGCAAAGGAGGCATGGGCTCGGTTTATGCTGGAGTAAGGAAGGCAGATGGGAAGTCCGTAAGTCACGTGCACATATACTGAACACTTAATAACATTCAAATGGAAATCATCAGGAATTCCAATTTTTCATAATTATGTTCTATATATTTGAATAGGTCGCTATTAAATTTGTGGCCAAGTCTACCTGCACGGAATACATCAGCAAGGTGAGGAAACCTACTTTACACTTCGATCATGTCTCAGACACCTCTTCCACCATACCCATGCTAACCCGAGTTGTCATTTCAGCCTGGAGAAACACATAGCCTGCCTCTGGAGGTTGCGCTAATGCGGATGGTGTCCATTGCTCCTCGCTGTGAGAACCTGGTGGAGCTACTGGACTGGTGTGAGATGTCCGGTTGCGTCGTCTTGGTTCTGGAGCGACCCAGTCCCTGCATTGACCTGCGTGAGTTCTGCACTCGTATAAACAGCCCACTGTCTGAACCACTGGCTCGACTCGTCATGCGGCAAGTGATCCAGGCGGCTCGGCACTGCTGCGATCGCCAGGTCCTTCATCGCGACATAAAACCGGAGAACCTGCTCATCAACATTGACACACTCAAGGTGAAGCTGATAGACTTTGGATGTGGTGCATTGTTAAAAGACTCGCCCTACACGAGATTTGCTGGTAAGCGTAGAATACATATAAGAACGAATACATATGAGAACGAATCCAAGAGAACGCAGCTGAGAAACATTGTTGCGACGGTTAATGAACTGtctgttgttttttcccctcaggaACTTCAATATATTCTCCTCCTGAGTGGATTCGAGACAGGCAGTACATGGGGCGTCCGGCTACCGTCTGGAGTCTGGGTGTGCTCCTGTACGACCTGGTCTGCGGAGACGTCCCCTTTCAGACCACTAAGGAAATAGCTGAAGAGGACGTCCCACTACCTCGTCATCTGTCTAGCGGTGAGAAAATGCAGAAGCGTCACCTCAGACCTGTAGCATAAAAGCTGCaaaacttaaaaagtaaaataataattcatgtttttcaaATCTCTATCTCACTTACAGACTGCCAAACACTGATCACATGGTGCCTGGAGAAAGACCCTCACTATCGGGCAGCTCTGGAGGACATCAACAACCATGTCTGGTTTACGGACAATCCAGAATTTACAAACTGACAATGCTGTGaagaatatttttataattcttAGCTTAAAGCGTTTGAGATTTCTGTACAAGTATTTGACTTCTTTTCtgaattaattcattattattattttttttaattgtatttaattatagtttgtttttataataaaaaaatcaaataggACTCACaatcattattataatcatcGGAAAGCATAGTAATAATCAGGGAATCTGTATCTAGAACATTTCTTGGGCCTACTACCTCAGACTATGCAGAGATttttacttactgtactgtTTATATGAGTTTagaaaatctgatttttttaccGCTGTATAAAACAGCAATATATTAACAATTGTTAATTGAAACAGCTTTTTACTGTGGATTCTCGACATCCATAAATATCTGCATGATGTTTAGTTTTATTCACTACTTCATGTGtatcattttttcccccacaaaaCCTGCCATGGTGCCTAGTGGCAGTACACTGGTACACTGGACATGTACACGTTTTACTGTGGATTCCCCAATTCCAGAGCCGACACGTGATTATCATTTTAGGTCTAAAACAGACAAACTTGTCTTCACAAATGCTGTTTCTAATTATGTCCTAAATCCTAAAATATATTAGTATTTTCTGTGTGGGTTTTTAAGGTTTTCAAagtactttatttcattttatttgttaaaagaaCTGATGAATTATGCGGTCGGCAGATTTTTTAACCCAGCGTTTCCCCCTAGCGGGTCGTGAAGGTACTGCACATGGATAACAAGAAATCattgacaaaaaatatatatatttaaaaaatgtatgatacattttttgtataattacattttatttgttaataaatacattttgaatatAAATCAGTAatgtatgaataaatatgaacatttaaaaatgttagagctagaaaaaaagtttaaagtgccccaattatgccattttaaaggttgctaatattgcttaatgagtctcttaaaacggGTTTACaggtatgcaaggtcaaaaaacactttagttttctccaaaaatagattaaattttacccaatttctaaatgattcgtaaatgACTCGTGTGAAGTAGTTCGAAAATTCTGTCTGTCTAAACTCCTCCTTTCCGTgcgccctcactgctgtgattggtcagatggtgcagtgatttatgattggtcaaccgctacagcgtgtcaatacatagaaaagatggcgtagGTTTTACCGtctaacgaccagctaattttatattaactgtggctacaaaaatccagaggtcttttatctttgtgtcgatGTTGCGTTAAAAGGGCGGTGagcaaaaatgacaaaaacaaacaagtagataaagcaaacgtgtattttacaaaactaaataaagtaaacgaaaaaggtgcaccacaaccaaacaaagatataaacaatatttacaaaatacatataataaatagtAGGTGTATGTatgcgagtgagtggaaaatgtccgaagtccgtgttGATTGTATGTGTATTAGAGGAGTATAGTTTTATAGTCTTACCAGGGTTAATGAAGTCAGAGAGGCAGATGAcagggaatatgtccagtcaaagataatcccgtttaaaaaatcttcgaaagaaaatgatccacacaatctctccttctcttgtccaaacaaataacgccaGCGCTagtccaccattactactcatgcattttgtgtgtgtgtgtgtgtgtgatgcgcaAAGTGCACAAGCTCTGTTCCCTTAGTCTTCGCGTGTATGCGAAGTGCGGATGTTCCCTGCCCATACTCttcgcgcgtgtgtgtgtgtgatgcgcgaagtgcgcatgctctGTTCCCCTACTCCCTTACTCTTCGCGTGTGtgcgaagtgcgcatgctccgTGCCCTTACACGAGTGttagagttcagttttggtgaatggtggagaataaacagttaaaaaggatttcctgtgctctcgtttttattgttttttttttattacaaagtgtttaagagaacctggcatgaatgctcggtcacattaacaatagtgtggtaacgttaattgtaagatggcgggcaagttgtttgtgacatagaacgtgggcggacattatgcaaatatgttacggagtgacgtggatccgtaacagatttgccaacgactcgtttaggcgaatgtgagccgattcttttttttaatagacaaaaacttcatttatcgtgcactgtcagcgtcacagatagtacagataatttatgttcacatacagctacatgatgcactgcatgaaagaaaatattttaaaaagtataatagtggcactttaaagttacatgtttttcttcatttatcCTTTAATTCTTCAGTTGAAGTTAAGTCAATGGAGGTGGGGCATTTTATGTCTGTGCAATACATTTTGTCCTTTGGGGCTTGCCATaggcaagtgtgtgtgcacgcagaTCTATGGCGAGAGcctaaagaacaaaaaatattccTCGGACAGAGTAGGACATAAAAGTTCTTTAGGTAGCTTTCAACTCTTATTATCACCAAGGAGTACTTTTAGCTTTTAGGACTGCTCCTAGGAAAGTGTGTGACGACACTGAGAACTGCAAACTAGGCTTTACATTATAGTGGGTGTTGTAGTTTTGACAAgcttttgtagttttaaacggtggaaaagcaaaataaagaaatcattATGCACATCGACAAAACTTATAGATGCATGACTCAACCAGATGAAGTTATCCTAATCATACTGCTCTAATCACAACTGTTTCAATAGAGCGGTGTAGGACTGTCATAATGTGATCAACATGAATTCgaaataaaagcaaaactaGATGGAAGACGAGAGCGTTTGCTGGCAAACGAGGGagtaaaatgtcaaaaaaaaatttttaagaaaatcCTGCTCTGCTCTTACCTATAAAGATAAAATGTTCGTGGACGGCAATTTGTGAaagcattaatataaatatataaaatgtatatatatatatatatatatatatatatatatatatatatagtggtacCCAAAAATAATACCAATACTACCAATTTCCAATCATAatcatattttatacatataaaaactatcaaaatatttataaaagatgtttaaataaattaaacatgaaataaataagcattaaacctcacttaaccttaatttatgctTCCTCTTGACACTGGTTGCTTTGGGGGGGAATGATGATTCTCACAGAGTTTACTGTTCTACATTGTTTTGTACAAAAATTGCACAAAATTTTTTGGTGGCACTGTGACCTTGCACTTCTCGagtccgtgtgcatggagtttgcatgttctccgcatTCTAGGTTTTCTCAGGTACTCCACCcacattccaaaaacatgcagattacatttagcagacgctcttatccagagtgacttacatttttatcgcattatatatctgagcagttgagggttaagggccttgctcaagggcccaacagtggcaacttggtggttatggggtctgggatcttccgaaccatagtccaatgccttaaccactgagctaccactagATTAAGTAAACTGCTATTTCCAAATcacctgcagtgtgtgtttgctctGTGATGACTTGTGACCACCTTGTGACCTGCGCCTCCTGGGGTAGGCTCTAGACCCCGCTAAATTTTTTCAGCTATTTCCTCTTCCACCTTACTGAATGGTAAATTccaactaaaatgttttatcctACTGGTCAACATGGGCCAAGATAATTGTACTGGATCAGTTAGATTTGGGCAATGAGATTAAAGAAAATGCAGCAGGTTAAGTCACTGAGAAAACTTACTGAcagtggagactccttacaaaaatatattgctTAATGGTATCACAATATTCTGTATATATCATAATGCAACTCTATATATATAACCATATAATTCTAGTCATTTTTAGTGTTTATCACTCTTTAGTGTTGTTCCTTATATTTAACATAACAGCCAGACCTTGACCAATTTTCAGGTATGTCATGCTCACTCTCACCATTAGATGTCACTTGATGTCCACTTTTCTTCATTTTCCCTCCTCTTTTTCTCCCTGATATCCCTGACTGCAACTTTAACTACAAATGTTATAATGGTGCAGACTGTATGTATACTTCATATACCTTTGTTACACGTATTAAGTGGCTTCTCAGGGCTCTTTAACATGTATTTGTAGTCATGTCTACAGAAAGGCAAATGTCCACATGGAGCCTgggatttatatatacatttaccttTGACACGCCGTACTGATGTGGTACACACATGAAACACCAAGTTACATCAGCTGAGTATAAATTGTACAAAACTTTCTGAACAAATACCCCCAAGTGCATAAGCGTGTGTCATACCTGGCGTATAAGTATCTTTCACTCTGTCCCTCttacacagatacacagatatacagtagacaTTCATGCACTTAAATTTGTGGGCCGCTGTTGATGCAAGTGCACTTTAACAGAATAGTTCTGTTGGTTAATCATCATATGAGTGCAGCAATCAGCAGATTTATTTCTTGCATTATGAAATACAGGGCCAAgcgtcagttttttttttacttttttctcaaGGAATGcaatttatttgcttttatttgtgattaattTTAAGGACATGatactaagtaaaaaaaagaaaaaatcttataaataattatacaatcagccataacattatatatACGACTCCTTGTCTGTTATCGAGCAAGTCCCTCCAAAACAGCCCTGACCTGTCgaggcatggactccactagacctctagagtgctgtggtgtctggcaccaagcTACCAGTTGCAGATCCTTTAAATCCTGTAAGTTGTAAGGTGGGACCTTTACAGATTAGACTTGTTCTTCGAGCACTTTCCACAGATGTTCTATTAGATTGAGATTCAAAGGACAGGTCAAGCACTCAATCTCATTGTTGTGCTCCTCAAACCATTCTTAAACCATTTTTTGCAGTATGTCAGGAAAAGAGGCCACTTCTATCAGGGACCACCGTTCTCATAAAGGGGTGTACGTGGTCAACGAGAATGTTTAGTTAGGTGTTTAGCTAGTGAAATGGCAGGACCCAAAGTTTCCAAGAAGAACATTACCCAAAGCATTACACTGCCTCCACTGCTTCaccttcttcccatagtgccTCCTAGTGCCATCTATTTCCCAAGTATagtaatgtaaaagaaaacatgattcgTCAGatcaggccaccttcttcccTTGCTCTGTGGttcagttctgatgctcatgtGCCAATTGTAAGAGTTTTTTGGCAGAACACACACTGCATTGCTGTTTGTTGTGTAACCCATGTCCCCTGACACATTTCTGCCAAAACCAGCATGTAccttttcaaaaacattttgagcTACAGTATCGCTTCtagtggcggcacggtggtgtagtggtaagcactgtcgccttgcacctccggggtccgggattgattcctggccaggcttgattcccgtctctgtgtgcatggagtttgcttgttcaccctgtgcttggtgggtttcctccgggtactccggttctctcccacagtccaaagacaagtatattaggctaattggtgttcccatagtgtgcgaatgagtgtgtgtgtgtgccctgcgatggattggcaccctgcctcaAGCCCTAAgcctcatgggataggctcccggtcccagcgaccctgaatacaggataaagcggtatagatgagtgagtgagaaagtatcgcttctattggatcggactacaagGACCAGCCTTCTCTCCCCGTGAGCCTTGACTCCTATAATCCTGTCTCCGTTTCATCTGTTTTTTCCATAGTAGAAGTCTAAGTTCTTTTCTCTTTATAAAGTTTCTTTATAAACATTAGCCAGTGTTGAGTGTAACACGTTACAAAGTAGACTAGATTagtagttagagtacttttttgatgtaacgaattttttttttaaatggaatcctttattcagacaatttatgtaatccttGAGCCAGACaacagtcattcccaatcttttagcgtgtgtgtgtgtgtgtgtgtgtgtgtgtgtgtaaaagtcgtcctTCAAGCCCCGCTCCCAATAACCTGCCCCCTCTGTTactcctgctgttatacccctatctcacctatgcactttgactatgtgaggaccgacgcacggaaagatgaaaacctaaTCACATCGCCAAAACTAACGGTGAATCataatgaaccgtacttacggccaccgcgtgaaaccgcgtaggtgggattggggtattagtagttaacagattatgggccaaactttactgagtgatgatggtagaataattataaaggtcttgactaaagcAACATGCctaaggaatcacaaaggagttatcattttctgcagtggaaaagtactcaaactagttacttttatcagaaagtaacgctgtaatgtaactgattactttttaaagacagtaattttgtaataaaattagttactttaaaaagttacgTCCCCCAACACCGACAATGGCATACACCCACTTGTCTATCAAATCACAGTGACGCTAACCATGTGTGTTCGCATATGCATAAGATGGTGGATAGCTCTTCCCGTTAAGTGGATTACAGAACCCAGTGATGTTCTAATTGAGAGCAACGTAAGGGGTGGCAATGTTTTTGCTCTCGGTTGTTGTTGGTATTGTATTTTCAAGCAGGTTTGAAAGTTCACACGTGAATGCCAAGATCCCACACAAAGCACATCCAACAGAATAAATACTATTTGACATGCAGTAGTGTATAATTATGTATCATATGCAACATGACTCAGATTGTATAAAAAGTAACATTTGGGAGTATGCTACTGTATTCTGGCACTAAACCTAGGATTAAATTCTCTTCTGGTATTTACTTTTGTGAATATTGCACTTCCTAGTGCACTATTCTTACTTGCTCCAGTTCTGTGAATCCAAGAGCTTAGAGCCTTTAGTCTAGTGAGAACCATGCCTGCTAAAGCACTCTGCACTGATCATGTCAGTGAtgaccagtctctctctctctctctctctctctctttctctctctctgacctcTCCTCTTGTTTTCAAGGCGGTGGCGTGACTGTTCTAGTTCAGTCCCTGTTTCCCAACATGCACTTGGGTCATCAATCCATCAGCTATAACCATTCTGACAACCAACCAATCCATGACAGCCAGACCCATCACTCCAGACACAAtcaagaatattaaaaaaaattattatatgtaCAATAATGCACAACAGAACGCACAGAAATGAAAtccattttaaatacatattgtTAAAAGACGAAAgcaattttgtaataaaatgacTGATAGGAATaaaagacaaacaagtccaaagATATGTCCACTCTTGTCCCGGGTGTACCCCACACTGTGCCCTGGGAGTTCTctaggatagactccaggcccctgcgaccctgtacacagtaCAAGTGGTATAGCGGATGAACGACATAGTGTCACGTGATGCGAGTTTGAGCGCCGCACTacgagatgttttttttttttaagccatatAAGAGGATTTCTGAAGGGA
Proteins encoded:
- the LOC128513080 gene encoding protein transport protein Sec16B-like isoform X2 translates to MADDLACRGRMFAAHICCVVAQLQLGSYNDCSFDLIGCNSLPFEKPAIREAIERSEVYEYVLFMTSGFAQPSFQEYKLLHARMLAREGLTDQALEYSECIARAVITSPSSITTALMKQIVQLSEKLHRGRTEEPEWLLKLRRLLQQDEMSSPPVLISRFPSFKWPESPVLRPFPVQLNTTPEEVAFASRYILGELLGKGGMGSVYAGVRKADGKSVSHVHIY
- the LOC128513080 gene encoding protein transport protein Sec16B-like isoform X1 translates to MCGVSSAACRGRMFAAHICCVVAQLQLGSYNDCSFDLIGCNSLPFEKPAIREAIERSEVYEYVLFMTSGFAQPSFQEYKLLHARMLAREGLTDQALEYSECIARAVITSPSSITTALMKQIVQLSEKLHRGRTEEPEWLLKLRRLLQQDEMSSPPVLISRFPSFKWPESPVLRPFPVQLNTTPEEVAFASRYILGELLGKGGMGSVYAGVRKADGKSVSHVHIY
- the LOC128513464 gene encoding serine/threonine-protein kinase pim-3-like, producing the protein VAIKFVAKSTCTEYISKPGETHSLPLEVALMRMVSIAPRCENLVELLDWCEMSGCVVLVLERPSPCIDLREFCTRINSPLSEPLARLVMRQVIQAARHCCDRQVLHRDIKPENLLINIDTLKVKLIDFGCGALLKDSPYTRFAGTSIYSPPEWIRDRQYMGRPATVWSLGVLLYDLVCGDVPFQTTKEIAEEDVPLPRHLSSDCQTLITWCLEKDPHYRAALEDINNHVWFTDNPEFTN